A single window of Vibrio sp. HB236076 DNA harbors:
- a CDS encoding long-chain fatty acid--CoA ligase gives MTQPSFHLVTHLRTQFDALADQTAMRFEQQGQWQSLTWRQFGQQSDAVAKALLHMGMGVQQTGAIFADNSPRWTFADVGLLQIRAISTPIYATSTLEQVCHILGDIKAQVVFVGSQQQLEIALAARAAVAHICPWIITLDDSIALPDQGKLLAWRDFIAMADKTPDSELIQRVESLEQQDLFTLIYTSGTTGNPKGVMLDHANLGAQLLAHDQRLDVGQKDVSLCFLPLAHIFERAWSYYVLYRGACNAYLANPAEVQAALGQVRPTLMCAVPRFYEKVYQGIREKAAKAPFYRRALLTWAESLGKKALENPQLTDSLRYRLADKLVYSRVRDALGGRIRMMPCGGAKLDANIGRFFHAMGINVKLGYGMTETTATVTCWADTGIEMESVGEPMPNTEIKIGANNEILVRGPMVMRGYFGLEQATTDSFDEHGFLKTGDAGHLDERGRLHITDRIKELMKTSGGKYIAPQRVEGVVGQDKFIEQVAIVADMRHFVSALIVPCFEALEQFAKERSIAFSDRDALLKHREIQALFDERLQSIQQELANFEKIKRFTLLPVAFSIESGEITPTLKLRRKVITEKYAGLIDRMYQTAS, from the coding sequence ATGACACAGCCTTCTTTCCATCTTGTTACTCATTTACGAACCCAATTTGATGCTCTTGCCGATCAGACGGCCATGCGTTTTGAGCAACAAGGGCAATGGCAATCTCTCACCTGGCGCCAGTTTGGCCAGCAGAGTGATGCGGTGGCCAAGGCCTTGCTGCATATGGGAATGGGGGTACAACAAACCGGGGCTATCTTTGCTGACAATAGCCCGCGTTGGACATTTGCCGATGTTGGTTTGCTGCAAATTCGCGCCATCAGTACGCCGATTTACGCCACCAGTACGCTTGAGCAAGTGTGTCATATTTTAGGTGATATTAAAGCGCAGGTGGTGTTCGTTGGCTCGCAGCAACAGTTGGAGATCGCGCTGGCAGCACGTGCAGCCGTGGCGCATATTTGTCCTTGGATCATTACCTTAGACGATAGCATTGCGTTGCCCGACCAAGGCAAATTACTCGCTTGGCGAGACTTTATCGCCATGGCGGACAAAACGCCGGACTCAGAATTGATTCAGCGGGTCGAAAGCCTTGAGCAACAAGATCTCTTTACCTTGATATACACCTCTGGCACCACGGGCAATCCCAAAGGGGTAATGTTGGATCACGCGAACCTCGGCGCGCAATTGTTAGCACACGACCAAAGACTCGATGTCGGCCAAAAGGATGTCTCTTTGTGTTTTTTACCCTTGGCACATATTTTTGAGCGCGCTTGGAGCTACTACGTGTTGTACCGCGGTGCTTGTAATGCCTATCTTGCCAACCCTGCCGAGGTGCAAGCGGCGTTAGGACAAGTACGGCCCACCTTGATGTGTGCGGTGCCAAGATTTTATGAAAAAGTCTACCAAGGCATTCGCGAAAAAGCCGCCAAAGCGCCGTTTTACCGCCGAGCGCTGCTGACTTGGGCGGAGTCTTTAGGCAAAAAAGCACTAGAAAACCCACAATTAACCGATTCGCTGCGTTATCGCTTAGCCGATAAACTGGTGTATTCACGTGTGCGTGATGCGCTCGGTGGTCGCATTCGAATGATGCCTTGTGGCGGCGCTAAGTTGGACGCCAACATTGGCCGCTTTTTTCACGCCATGGGCATTAATGTCAAACTCGGTTACGGCATGACAGAAACCACGGCTACGGTGACCTGCTGGGCCGACACCGGTATCGAAATGGAGTCCGTTGGCGAGCCGATGCCCAATACGGAGATCAAGATTGGCGCCAATAATGAGATTTTAGTGCGCGGGCCTATGGTGATGCGAGGCTACTTTGGGTTAGAGCAAGCCACAACCGACAGCTTTGATGAACACGGGTTTCTCAAAACAGGTGACGCGGGCCATCTCGACGAGCGAGGTCGTTTACACATCACTGACCGCATCAAAGAGCTAATGAAAACCTCCGGCGGGAAATACATTGCGCCGCAGCGAGTCGAAGGAGTGGTTGGCCAAGATAAGTTCATTGAGCAAGTGGCGATTGTGGCGGACATGCGCCATTTTGTGTCGGCCTTGATCGTACCTTGTTTTGAGGCATTAGAGCAGTTTGCCAAAGAGCGCAGTATTGCCTTTAGCGACCGTGACGCTTTGCTTAAGCACCGAGAGATACAAGCGCTGTTCGATGAGCGTTTGCAGTCTATCCAGCAGGAGTTGGCCAACTTTGAAAAAATTAAGCGCTTTACCTTGTTGCCGGTCGCGTTTTCGATTGAATCTGGTGAGATCACCCCAACGCTCAAACTGCGCCGCAAGGTGATCACCGAGAAATACGCTGGCCTTATCGATCGCATGTATCAAACGGCCTCGTAA
- a CDS encoding acetolactate synthase 3 large subunit gives MEMLSGAEMIVQSLIEEGVEQIFGYPGGSVLDIYDALHAKDDQIKHVLVRHEQAATHMADGYARSTGKPGVVLVCSGPGATNTVTGIATAYMDSIPMVVIAGNVPTNLIGNDAFQECDIIGVSRPIVKHSFMAQKAEDIPEIIKKAFYIASTGRPGPVVIDVPKDVMNPQLKFPYQYPESVSMRSYNPTTSGHKGQIKKALKALVAAKKPVLYVGGGAVISEADRQVTMLAEKLNLPVVSTLMGLGAFAGSHANSLGMLGMHGTYEANMAMHNADLIFGVGVRFDDRTTNNLEKYCPNAKVMHIDIDPSSISKNVKVDLPIVGSADKVLDAMLKLLVEQEAGTELQNLDPWWQSIQSWRERQCLAYETDPERIKPQQVIETLHRLTNGDAYVASDVGQHQMFAALYYPFNKPRRWINSGGLGTMGFGLPAGMGVKFAHPDEEVLVVTGDGSIQMNIQELSTALQYDIPVKIINLNNRFLGMVKQWQDIIYQGRHSNSYMSSVPDFAAIAEAYGHVGIRIQSPAELESGLQKALDMKDRLVFVDINVDETEHVYPMQIKGEGMDKMWLSKTERT, from the coding sequence ATGGAAATGTTGTCCGGCGCAGAGATGATCGTCCAATCTCTGATCGAAGAAGGCGTAGAGCAAATCTTTGGCTACCCTGGGGGCTCAGTGCTCGATATTTACGACGCATTGCACGCCAAAGACGATCAAATTAAACACGTTTTAGTTCGACACGAACAAGCCGCGACCCACATGGCCGATGGTTATGCTCGCTCAACCGGTAAACCCGGTGTGGTGTTGGTCTGTTCTGGACCGGGGGCAACCAATACGGTGACGGGGATTGCGACCGCCTACATGGACTCGATACCCATGGTGGTGATTGCCGGGAACGTACCGACCAACTTGATCGGTAATGACGCGTTCCAAGAGTGTGACATCATTGGTGTGTCACGCCCAATCGTCAAACACAGTTTTATGGCGCAAAAAGCCGAAGACATTCCAGAGATCATCAAAAAAGCCTTCTACATTGCTTCGACTGGCCGCCCTGGCCCGGTGGTGATTGATGTGCCAAAAGATGTGATGAATCCGCAGTTAAAATTCCCTTATCAGTATCCAGAGTCGGTGTCGATGCGTTCATACAACCCGACCACCTCTGGCCATAAAGGTCAGATCAAAAAAGCGTTAAAAGCCTTGGTCGCAGCGAAAAAGCCGGTACTTTACGTCGGCGGTGGCGCGGTGATTTCAGAAGCCGATCGCCAAGTGACCATGTTGGCTGAAAAGCTCAATCTTCCGGTGGTCAGTACCTTGATGGGGCTCGGCGCCTTTGCCGGCAGCCATGCCAACTCGTTGGGGATGCTGGGGATGCACGGTACGTACGAAGCCAATATGGCCATGCACAATGCCGATTTGATCTTTGGTGTTGGCGTTCGTTTTGACGATCGCACCACCAACAATTTAGAAAAATACTGCCCTAATGCCAAAGTCATGCACATTGACATCGACCCGTCGTCGATTTCAAAAAATGTCAAAGTGGACTTGCCGATCGTCGGCTCGGCAGACAAGGTGCTCGACGCCATGCTCAAGTTGTTGGTTGAGCAAGAAGCCGGCACCGAGTTGCAAAACCTCGACCCTTGGTGGCAGTCGATTCAGTCTTGGCGTGAACGCCAGTGTCTTGCTTATGAGACCGATCCCGAGCGTATCAAGCCGCAACAAGTGATTGAAACCTTGCACCGTCTGACCAATGGCGATGCGTATGTGGCCTCTGATGTCGGTCAGCATCAGATGTTTGCCGCCTTGTATTATCCGTTTAACAAGCCGCGTCGTTGGATTAACTCAGGCGGTTTGGGCACCATGGGCTTTGGTCTGCCCGCGGGGATGGGCGTGAAGTTTGCCCACCCTGATGAAGAGGTGTTAGTGGTGACTGGCGATGGCAGTATTCAGATGAATATTCAAGAGCTCTCGACCGCGTTGCAATATGATATTCCAGTTAAAATCATTAACCTTAACAACCGTTTCTTGGGCATGGTCAAACAGTGGCAAGACATTATCTACCAAGGTCGTCACTCGAACTCTTACATGAGCTCTGTGCCTGATTTTGCTGCCATTGCCGAAGCTTATGGCCATGTTGGCATCCGCATTCAATCGCCTGCAGAGTTGGAATCGGGCTTGCAAAAAGCTTTAGATATGAAAGATCGTCTGGTGTTTGTCGATATCAACGTCGATGAGACCGAGCACGTCTACCCGATGCAGATCAAAGGCGAGGGCATGGATAAAATGTGGTTAAGCAAGACGGAGAGAACCTAA